In one window of Candidatus Binatia bacterium DNA:
- the pqqE gene encoding pyrroloquinoline quinone biosynthesis protein PqqE has product MIAPRPLSLLCEVTYRCNLQCPYCYNPLALREYRDELETEQWCDVLGQAAALGVVQAHFSGGEPTLRRDLAAIVACASGAGLYTNLITQGTFLDDSMLDELLASGLDHVQISVQAPEAALADRIAGATAHERKLDALRRALQRDVAVTLNCVLHRLNHDAIGDVIALAQELGVRRLELANVQFYGWAYRNRLALMPTREQVERGEAAVAAARQRLRGAMEIVYVLPDYFDEFPKPCMNGWGRQFMTVTPNGTVLPCPAAAAIRTLRFENVRERALGEIWGESDSFRCYRGTGWMPEPCRSCERREIDWGGCRCQAFLLTGDAGVTDPVCSLSSDHHLVAALRHGTQERKLVARRA; this is encoded by the coding sequence CGCCGAGGCCGTTATCACTTTTGTGCGAGGTGACGTATCGCTGCAATCTGCAGTGCCCGTACTGCTACAACCCGTTGGCGCTGCGGGAGTATCGCGACGAGCTCGAGACCGAGCAGTGGTGCGACGTGCTCGGGCAGGCGGCCGCGCTCGGCGTCGTTCAGGCACACTTCTCGGGCGGCGAGCCGACGCTGCGGCGCGACCTCGCGGCGATCGTCGCGTGCGCGTCCGGCGCGGGCCTGTATACGAACCTGATCACGCAGGGCACGTTCCTGGACGACTCCATGCTAGACGAGCTGCTCGCGAGCGGACTCGACCACGTGCAGATCAGCGTCCAGGCACCCGAGGCCGCCCTCGCGGATCGCATCGCCGGCGCGACGGCGCACGAGCGCAAGCTGGACGCGCTGCGGCGCGCGCTGCAGCGCGACGTCGCCGTCACGCTCAACTGCGTGCTGCACCGGCTCAACCACGATGCGATCGGCGACGTGATCGCGCTCGCGCAGGAGCTCGGCGTCCGCCGCCTGGAGCTCGCCAACGTACAGTTTTACGGATGGGCGTATCGCAATCGCCTGGCATTGATGCCGACGCGCGAGCAGGTCGAGCGCGGCGAGGCCGCCGTCGCGGCGGCGCGCCAGCGCCTGCGTGGCGCGATGGAGATCGTCTACGTGCTGCCGGATTACTTCGACGAGTTTCCTAAGCCGTGCATGAACGGCTGGGGACGACAGTTCATGACCGTTACGCCGAACGGCACCGTGTTGCCGTGTCCGGCGGCGGCGGCGATCCGCACGCTGCGCTTCGAAAACGTGCGCGAGCGCGCGCTCGGCGAGATCTGGGGCGAGTCGGATTCGTTCCGCTGCTACCGCGGTACCGGCTGGATGCCCGAGCCGTGCCGCTCCTGCGAGCGTCGCGAGATCGACTGGGGCGGCTGCCGCTGCCAGGCGTTCTTGCTCACCGGCGATGCCGGCGTCACCGACCCGGTCTGCTCGCTGAGCTCCGATCATC